A stretch of DNA from Macrotis lagotis isolate mMagLag1 chromosome X, bilby.v1.9.chrom.fasta, whole genome shotgun sequence:
GTTTTACTGAGTCCTGAGAAGATTCAAATATTAACTttaggttatctttttttttccttgctagaTAAATAGAGGCACTCAGTTCCATTCTATTTGCTTTAAAGTTTAGCAAATGGGGAAGTTGTATTCTGCCTTCATATTCCATCctgatataaaaataatcttgGCTGTTATAAAGAAGATAAACCCCTTTGGTCTTCTGGGATAGACTTTTTCAGTTTAGGACCCTCTGACCTGCTTTATTTGGGACCACCAGGTTGCTTATGTGGCAAGGTCATGAGTCTGTTTGTGGTATGATTGTTCATGGATTTTATGAAAGATGGATTTGCTCAGTAGGCAGTAAAAGCAAATGTCATAGATACTAAGAATTTATTTTCAGTATTAATAATCACATTCTTGGCTTTGAGATCTGAGAATTATTCATAGTTCTGCTATTTAAATACTCTTTAAATCAGCTTGAGGAAATCTTACTTGTGGCCCCCCGGAATTGAGGCATCTATAAGTGaacatttcccccttttcctcccttttccagtGAACTTGATTAGTTTATGATACATAATCCTAACTCATCAAGAATGATTCCCTCATAATTGCCTTGGGCATTCCCATCTTAACCAAAGGATACTTACTTTTAGGCTTTCCTTGAAATGAACACAGAAGAGGCATCGAACACTATGGTAAGTTACTATACCACAGTGACTCCTGTCCTCCGAAGCCAGCCTATCTACATTCAGTTCTCAAACCACAAGGAGCTCAAAACAGACAACTCTCCAAATCAAGCAGtgagtattttcttttaaaaaaattatttaaggcagtagggttaagtgacttgcccaaggtctcacagctaggcaatttgagtttctgaggctgtatttgaactgaagtccAATCTGCGCTATTCATTGGACCATCTAGCAGGGAGCATTCTCATTACTGTTGAGTCTAAAGCACTTTGTTCCCTACCCCACTCCACTATGTCTAGGTCACTTCTAGGTATTCTTGGAGACATGTGTTACCCACACATTGAGGATTAAtgtgccgccccccccccccaaaaaaagttagGAGATTGAGAATCTTAATAATATAAGATTTCTAAGCTTTAAGTGGatttgagttgagccttgaaggataAGGTAGGTAGaattttagatgaggaaagtaagtaTGAATGATCAGAGGTAGTCTCATGAATTCCGTAAGAATGAGAAACAAGGCAATGAAAAGAGCAGAGGTTCAAAACTCTGGGAAAGGGATGGTTGCATTTAGCAGAAAAAGTTAATTGGTTGGATAGGACCAGGTCATAGAAGATCTTTGAAAGTCATGCAGAAGAGATTAGGTGGAAAATGTAGCTGTGATTTGCTTTGGAAGTTCCTTTACTTTGAACTGAACAATGTAGAGCAGGGATaggggactttttttttcctacaaggGCAGTTTGGgtgtttataacatcattcatggacTATATgtttcaaacatttaattcacccctaaaatcCTAGATTTATTAAAACCTTGGCAGTACCAGACCAAGCGGGAGGTTGGGATAGATAGAGAAGATAAGGAGATTATTCTAGTGCCTTGATAAGATGACTATAAGATAGAGGAAGGGGGGTAAATATAGATAATTGAATAAAGAAGCTCTTGATCTTAAGTTTTAAGAGTTGGAGTACTTAGATTTTTGATTCTAAGCAACATTTGGTGGCATCAATCTTAAATTGAACAAGATGAGCTACATAAATTGAGCAGAGGGAGATGAATGCTTGTTTTTTTCAGGGTCCCTAATAGTCTCTGTCATCCTGTTGAGGGAAGGGTAATCTCCCAATGCCTTGGACTGAAATGCTAAAGAGACTGGAGCCTTTGTATGTAATGAGCTATCCTGTGTTGGGTTTACCTTGTGAAGGCTGTGTTACACTCAAAAAAGCCTTGCGTGAACCCAAGGAAAATACTGAGAATGAATGAAGAGGATTATGTGAAATTTTTGATGTACTATCTTTTCTGTTTGAAGGCATATTGATTTTTAAGATCCACTTTGTTACTATAGGCTTAAAGTTGTAGAAGTTGTTAGATGTTAGAAAGTACTTGTACCAGTGCCATTTGTCCCTGAAGACTGCCTGTCAAATGAGAAGTAGGAGCTGTGATGTTTAGCTTGTGGTAGTGGTTGTATTAGCAGTATTCAAATCAAGAATTGGCTACCCATGAGGAAATGGTATGAATACCCTGTAGGTTTTGGACACAGTACAAGAAAAGTACTAACCAGATGGAAATGTCTTCCACAGCGTGCCCAGGCAGCACTGCAAGCTGTAAACTCTGTTCAGTCAGGAAATTTGGCCCTCTCTGCCTCTGCTGCAGCAGCTGATGCAGGAATGGCAGTGGCCGGCCAGAGCCCAGTTTTGAGGATCATCGTAGAAAATCTCTTCTACCCAGTCACTTTGGATGTGCTTCACCAGGTGAGATTATTATATTATGTGGGTGACAGCTTTTGGAGAGAACAAAGAAACCAGAGTTTGTATTTTGCTCTACTTAGAATTCTAGGGTTGCCATTGGGGCACTGTTTCCAGTATGTTTTACCTGATTAAGGCTTTTAGCATAAAGATTGGTGCCAATCTTAGTTTCATTCTTCTTAATGTGAagattttacttgatttttttttttttgacattagtGTCAATCTGGTCCTGTCTATGgaactcttttaaaaatgttcatgaaTGACCAAAATACAATATGAttacaaaaggaaatgaaaaatattttagttattaagcattttaaaaaatgctcactTCACTGTTAGGAACCCCTAGAGATGACTATTTGAAGATTAATAAAGTTTCATTGTGGATGTCTGTCCAGATGATCTATTGATACTCTagaatattcattttgctctttaaGTCTTCTTCCTTCCTGTAAAGAATTCAAAATTAgataaagattttattcaagTTTGAATGAAAGTCATATTTGGCCATGTCTAGGTATTCTATGAGCAAATGCTGAGTCAAGTCTTTGCcactgttcactttttttttaacagattttcTCCAAGTTTGGCACAGTACTGAAAATAATAACCTTCACAAAAAACAACCAGTTCCAGGCTCTGTTACAATATTCTGATCCCATGTGTGCCCAGCATGCTAAGTTGGTGAGTGCACCTATTATTTGCTAGTGCATTCAACTCTTCATTTGTAATAGTTACTTAATGATAGGACCTGGTCTGCTAATTGCTCTCTCTGGGTTCTTTCTCTAGTCTCTTGATGGACAGAATATCTACAATGCCTGTTGTACACTACGCATTGACTTCTCCAAACTCACCAGCCTCAATGTGAAATACAACAATGATAAAAGCAGAGACTATACTCGCCCAGATCTGCCTTCTGGTGACAGCCAGCCATCTCTTGACCAGACTATGGCAGCAGCCTTTGGTAAGAATTCTTCCTCATCTTACCTTCTTGATCTAGCCTCATGGCCATATTCTGATCTGAAATGTCAAATCTGtttgttactgtttttatttgtgtttaaATATTCGTAAGAGACAACTTGCTCATTTCTGTCACTGGTTAAAAAGTTCCCTGCTGCACAGCTTAAAAAAGGAGTGTTTAATACATTTAACAGTAAGCCCTGTTAAGCTTTTAAAGCAGAAAAACATCACGCTTCCACTGTCACATTTCAGTTTGGGTACCAAAATTAGGTTTTTTCAAAGATGAAGACCTTAAAGAGATCTTGAACCCAGGCAAGGACTGCTTCTGTGCTTTTTTAACATCCTGACTTTTTGACATTTACCTAGGAATTCAGTAGGAATTTGGGAAAGAATGCTCAACTTCTTACAAAAAGCAAAGAATTAAACAGGGTCCTAGATAGATCTCTTATCCTATAAATATGGTTAGTGAGTTTAAATGCCTTCTCACTTGAGGATACAATAATAGCCCCCTTCTAATTAGCTGTGGCAAGTGCCCTCTAGTAAAGTTAAGGATCctagagaaattttattttgactcactggttatttaaatataattcactAGGGGGAAAGCGTATGGAGAACATAAAAAACGTGCTTTTAAATTTTGAGCCTCTCCCTTTAAAGCAAAGCATGGTGTATATTCATACAATCTCTTGTTGTTTGGAATTCATTCTGACATTTTCTCCTGGAGGTTTGTGGGTGCGATGATTAGTATTTCGTTTATTTCTAGGTGCACCTGGTATAATCTCTGCCTCTCCATACGCAGGAGCTGGTTTCCCTCCCACCTTTGCAATTCCTCAAGCTGCAGGTATTCATGAATTTTGTGATCCTCACCCGTAGTTTGATTATGCATGCCCATTCACtgtaaaagcaaaatttaaaaaaaaccacaaaagacCCCCTTCCCCCTATAACCACTATCAAAacactaaaaaaacaacaaaaccttccccataatagtttttaaaaagccaaTTTAGAATTATTCCTAATTAAACAGTCCTGAGTGCACAGGTAACTGAGGGAAAGCCAACTTCCTGGGAGGCCTTGCTTAGCAGCAGTCAGGGTAATAACTGAAATGGTAGGGAAATAATTGTAAATTAACTCGTATCTTTTAAATGATGACAGTGAATGAGTAGGAGAGAGCTGTGAAAATGCTAATGTTTGTAGTCTCATATTGGCGAGAGCTCCCTCTGCTCATCGCCTGTTAACTTGATAGTTTGTGGTTCTGGTTCCCTTTCAAGCTTCCAGGGGAGATGGCCTGAACTGAAGGGTTGAAGTTTATTCATAGTAAATTGAATAAATGGCCTGGTAAGCAAACAGCATACATGAGATTAAGAAGCATGATGACAGTGGGCACACCTAAAAGACATTTTCATTCAAGTGTAGTCTGTTTCCGTGTGGCAATTCCTTATGCTTTCTCCCATTTCGTCTTTGGAAATCATTTTGGTGCCCTTTGGGTGGTTTATCCATGCTGTTGCCCATAAGAGTGGAAGATTGTTTTACTTACATGACAGTGGACTAAGACTAATTCATTTGGCCCCCAGAGGGTCAGTTGCATAATCTGTGTTAATGTTTTTGATTATATGCATGGAAGAATGGCGTATTCAGCATGCAGTTGGTCAGTATGGTTTTACAGACACGCTgcttgtaattattattttttccttcgtTTTTGCACTCATGGACCCAAAGCTTTGTGCTATGTTTGATCGCATGTAGAAATTAAGAATTTTGAAACTAGTAAGGTTGtgtctaaaattttaaaaagcatcttgaaaatgttttaaaataatggaaattaCTTAACAGCCTCAATATTAAGAGTTTTTTATAGGAAAACGGGCTCTTAACCATTATTTGCATGGCACTGGGAAGACTTATTTCTTCCATCAGCTGCAGCCAGGGGACAATAGACTATGTGCTGGTTTTATATTGGTCTCTTCTCTTTTAATTTCCAGGACTTTCTGTTCCAAATGTTCATGGAGCCCTTGCTCCTTTGGCTATTCCAtcagcagctgctgctgctgctgcagcagGGAGAATTGCCATTCCTGGCCTCACGGGCGCAGGGAATTCTGTCTTGCTGGTTAGCAACTTGAATCCAGAGGTTAGTGGAGCTTTGTTTTTATCTCATTCAACTCTTAACTTTGACTTTCAGAGAATATTTCACCTTATCTTAAATCTCATTGCTTTGGCAGCAACCAAACTCGAAAAGCCAGTAGGGTTGGTCCTGATCATCTGAGTAGtgaattccttagaaatatgGCATATCACAAAACCCTGGATGATTCATTTTCATGAAGGGAAACCCTGAACCTTATTGTCTTTAATTTCCAACTGGTGATGATTGGAACTTCTCAGTTAAAATGTCTTTTTCAttacaatagttttttttttaagtaacatTAAATTGAGTATGAAGAGAGTCTGTTCTGCCCTCTACTCTCTGTAAATGTCTTTAAACTTTGCCAGCTTGGCTTTTGTGTACTCCTGCCATGTTTTCCCCCTTCTGGCCATTTGCtcacatttattttcctttctgaagaTTGCTTTAAGTTTTCTTATTCTCCCCCTAACACCTTGAAATTTGTATTTTCAATTCTATAATTTTACTCAGAGttgaaatattttctgtttttcattgaaGGCaatctttaaaaaagcaaaatttgagattaaaactaaaatttttgCAGTCTAACTAAACTATTTGATTTTTCTGTTCAAATGAAACTTTTTGAATTGGAAGTATTAAAAATTTCTATTAGCACTAGGGGAAAGAGCTCTGGAATTAGTGATAGAGTATAGACTGCATATGAAAGCAAATGTATTAATTTTATGTCATTAAGATATTGCCTCAAAGAGCTTGGGTGTGAGAGTAAAGCTCAAAATATTTAACTCTTGATGGGATTAACATTTAATCCATTTCAGACCATTCTTTTCATCTGACACTCTATACTTTTTCCATAAGGCATGAGATAGGGCAATTGCTCTTTTGAAGTAGAGACCATCCTCCCCTCATTTCCCCCTCTCTACCGGAATTGATCCCAAATTAGGAAGACCAGGATTCCACATTAATGTTAATAGATGATTGAAATTCATTGCTCCTGGTCCGTTATTTACTTCTGATGTTAGATTGGGTTAAATATCCAAATCTAATCTGATAGATTTCCAACTTTTTTAGTGAAGGAACTGTTGACTATGTCATGCCTTTTTTACATTTGAGTTCTTTACTATCCATCCAGCTTATCTTTGAGCTAGCAAGACATGTCTGTAGTGAGACTAAACTAACAGATTCGAACCTTGTCAATTCATTGCTTGTGTAATCAATGTTTTTTAGAAACTTATCTTTGTAACCAGTTAGTAAGAGACAATGTTTTTGTGGAGTGAGTTTAATGATATAGATGAAACTCATGGGAACCCaaactggaaaaacaaagatGAAGAATCAGAATGGGGGCTAGTtaccccctttctcttctttctctccctcttggcTATAACTCAGACTTTTAACCTATTAGTGGAATCATCTCAGAACTGaatttgctttatccactgaactgtttaataaaacattttgtacTATGAGGGAACTAAAGGAAGAATAAACCAGTCCTTCCTTCTTAATCGACTGCAGTTTTTCTCTGCTTGTATTGTGCAGTTGGTGCATGTAAAAATTTTATAGTATTGCTGTTTTAAAGCAGCAATTCTTTCAAAATAGGATCACAAGGTCAGATTTATAGCAGAAATTTTGCTTTGGGCCActtttatgaaaaacaatttgACACTTTTAGAAGTCACTCTGCACCAATATTGTTTCTTGTCCTCTATGTATATCAAGTAAGAatacttttctttatcattgtGTTCCACTAGGAAAAACCTAATAACTTTCTGTAAACAAGTATTGTATAGAATATTCTATATCTTACTGATGGAACACTACATATTTCCTTATGTATTTACTGACCTGTGttttttgctactttttttcttttctccccttcccctttcccaattttttttcctaccctTGATCCGGAATTTCTTTGCCAACTGACTGCACGGTACTTCTGCTTCCTGTTGTTgcttgaaacaaacaaaaacaaaaaaaaacacacaataaAAATTCCCCTTCCAAAAAACCCTGCTCTTCGGAAACCAACCTGCCCTTCAATATTAACCATCTTGAAAACTTCATCATCCATCAACCAATTTCGCCATTTCCTGCGGGGACTGCCCTTCCTCGTGGTGGACGATTTGTGCAACCTCCGCTCTCCCCTTCGATTCCTTACCTTCTCCCCTGTCCCTCCGCTGCCTTGCTCTGCTGTTCTCTAAAGAGAGTTACACCCCAATGCCTCTTTATTCTTTTCGGTATGTTATTATTCACACTTtttattactttgttttcatttatttgagaTTACTTTTGATGCCTCAAATATCCAGTTGTTTGCAGTTTGCAATTTTGAATGcataatttcattttgtatttatcataGTTTGCCTCTTATGTTTATTTTACTGTGATCCCTTAGATGTGCATGGTTTATTGCTTTGCATgtctttaagaaagaaatatattggtAGCATGCTAGATTTTCAGTACTGTGGTAGTTaggtttacattttaatttaaattcagtATTCCATAATTCTGCTACATATAGGTTTCTACAGCTAGTAGAATAAGTAGTAAGGTTCATTGAAGTAAAGTTCTTGATATTTATGAATATGTGAATGGGATTTTTATGTTCCTTATTGGGCTGATTCATAGACATAATTAATTAGTTTTTCCCAGCCTGTTAATTATCTAAGGATTGTCTTGTTTCCTGAATTTTTGAAGGCGTTTATGGCGATGTCCAACGAGTGAAGATCTTGTTCAATAAGAAAGAGAATGCCTTGGTTCAGATGGCAGATGGAAACCAAGCCCAGCTTGGTAAGCTGCTTCATTCATCGTCCTTATTAATCTGAAAAACCCTCAGAAAGGGATGCTGTTTTAATACAGTGGAAGGAGTGGAGGGTTGTTTTTAGCAAAAGCTGGCATAGCAGTGACTTGGGTCTTCTATTTTATATGGTCTTTCCTGCAGggctttttgaaaatttaaaactttGACTGGTTAAATTCAGATTACTGGATACTGTAATGACTGAATTTTCACATgggaaaatttaaaatgttttgagatTGAGCAGTAGTTTTAAAGTTAGAACAGGTGTCTTTTTTAGACCcagtttaaatgatttttcttcacATGACACTGAATGTCTCCATATTAAAAACAACTTATTCTCATCTcaccttgtttttttctttttaaagccaTGAGCCATCTAAATGGACAGAAACTTCATGGGAAACCAATCAGAATCACTCTTTCCAAGCACCAGACAGTTCAACTTCCCCGTGAAGGACAGGAAGACCAAGGCTTGACTAAAGACTATGGAAACTCACCCCTCCACCGTTTCAAGAAACCAGGCtccaaaaactttcaaaatatcttCCCTCCATCTGCTACCCTGCATCTTTCTAATATACCGTGAGTATACTACATTTGATAGAATGTATTTAGTGTCTAATTCAGTGGCTTGGATCAGAAAAGTGGTTACAGAATTGAATTACAGGCTATAGTTGACAAAACATGCTTGCATGTGTTAAAACTAGCATGAAAAGGTAATTATAGT
This window harbors:
- the PTBP1 gene encoding polypyrimidine tract-binding protein 1 isoform X4 — its product is MLKGKNQAFLEMNTEEASNTMVSYYTTVTPVLRSQPIYIQFSNHKELKTDNSPNQARAQAALQAVNSVQSGNLALSASAAAADAGMAVAGQSPVLRIIVENLFYPVTLDVLHQIFSKFGTVLKIITFTKNNQFQALLQYSDPMCAQHAKLSLDGQNIYNACCTLRIDFSKLTSLNVKYNNDKSRDYTRPDLPSGDSQPSLDQTMAAAFGAPGIISASPYAGAGFPPTFAIPQAAGLSVPNVHGALAPLAIPSAAAAAAAAGRIAIPGLTGAGNSVLLVSNLNPERVTPQCLFILFGVYGDVQRVKILFNKKENALVQMADGNQAQLAMSHLNGQKLHGKPIRITLSKHQTVQLPREGQEDQGLTKDYGNSPLHRFKKPGSKNFQNIFPPSATLHLSNIPPSISEEDLKMLFSSNGGMVKGFKFFQKDRKMALIQMGSVEEAIQSLIELHNHDLGENHHLRVSFSKSTI
- the PTBP1 gene encoding polypyrimidine tract-binding protein 1 isoform X2, encoding MDGIVPDITVGTKRGSDELFSTCVTNGPFIMSSNSASAANGNDSKKFKGDNRSTGVPSRVIHVRKLPGDVTEAEVISLGLPFGKVTNLLMLKGKNQAFLEMNTEEASNTMVSYYTTVTPVLRSQPIYIQFSNHKELKTDNSPNQARAQAALQAVNSVQSGNLALSASAAAADAGMAVAGQSPVLRIIVENLFYPVTLDVLHQIFSKFGTVLKIITFTKNNQFQALLQYSDPMCAQHAKLSLDGQNIYNACCTLRIDFSKLTSLNVKYNNDKSRDYTRPDLPSGDSQPSLDQTMAAAFGLSVPNVHGALAPLAIPSAAAAAAAAGRIAIPGLTGAGNSVLLVSNLNPERVTPQCLFILFGVYGDVQRVKILFNKKENALVQMADGNQAQLAMSHLNGQKLHGKPIRITLSKHQTVQLPREGQEDQGLTKDYGNSPLHRFKKPGSKNFQNIFPPSATLHLSNIPPSISEEDLKMLFSSNGGMVKGFKFFQKDRKMALIQMGSVEEAIQSLIELHNHDLGENHHLRVSFSKSTI
- the PTBP1 gene encoding polypyrimidine tract-binding protein 1 isoform X1, whose amino-acid sequence is MDGIVPDITVGTKRGSDELFSTCVTNGPFIMSSNSASAANGNDSKKFKGDNRSTGVPSRVIHVRKLPGDVTEAEVISLGLPFGKVTNLLMLKGKNQAFLEMNTEEASNTMVSYYTTVTPVLRSQPIYIQFSNHKELKTDNSPNQARAQAALQAVNSVQSGNLALSASAAAADAGMAVAGQSPVLRIIVENLFYPVTLDVLHQIFSKFGTVLKIITFTKNNQFQALLQYSDPMCAQHAKLSLDGQNIYNACCTLRIDFSKLTSLNVKYNNDKSRDYTRPDLPSGDSQPSLDQTMAAAFGAPGIISASPYAGAGFPPTFAIPQAAGLSVPNVHGALAPLAIPSAAAAAAAAGRIAIPGLTGAGNSVLLVSNLNPERVTPQCLFILFGVYGDVQRVKILFNKKENALVQMADGNQAQLAMSHLNGQKLHGKPIRITLSKHQTVQLPREGQEDQGLTKDYGNSPLHRFKKPGSKNFQNIFPPSATLHLSNIPPSISEEDLKMLFSSNGGMVKGFKFFQKDRKMALIQMGSVEEAIQSLIELHNHDLGENHHLRVSFSKSTI
- the PTBP1 gene encoding polypyrimidine tract-binding protein 1 isoform X3, which produces MSSNSASAANGNDSKKFKGDNRSTGVPSRVIHVRKLPGDVTEAEVISLGLPFGKVTNLLMLKGKNQAFLEMNTEEASNTMVSYYTTVTPVLRSQPIYIQFSNHKELKTDNSPNQARAQAALQAVNSVQSGNLALSASAAAADAGMAVAGQSPVLRIIVENLFYPVTLDVLHQIFSKFGTVLKIITFTKNNQFQALLQYSDPMCAQHAKLSLDGQNIYNACCTLRIDFSKLTSLNVKYNNDKSRDYTRPDLPSGDSQPSLDQTMAAAFGAPGIISASPYAGAGFPPTFAIPQAAGLSVPNVHGALAPLAIPSAAAAAAAAGRIAIPGLTGAGNSVLLVSNLNPERVTPQCLFILFGVYGDVQRVKILFNKKENALVQMADGNQAQLAMSHLNGQKLHGKPIRITLSKHQTVQLPREGQEDQGLTKDYGNSPLHRFKKPGSKNFQNIFPPSATLHLSNIPPSISEEDLKMLFSSNGGMVKGFKFFQKDRKMALIQMGSVEEAIQSLIELHNHDLGENHHLRVSFSKSTI